CTATGAGCGCGGGAGTTTGGAGGAGTTGAAAGCTAAATCATTGAGATAGGAGGTACTTTTCATGCTGAGGTTTCGGGCGGTAAGACTGCTGACCATCTGCGTGCTGGGTCTGGCCTTGATCGCGGCGGGGTGTAGTAAGTCCGGTTCCCAGTCCCAGGGTCCGGCTCCGCAGGGCCAGGCCCCGGCGGAAGAGACCAAGCCGGTTGAGCTTAAAATGGTGATGTTCCTGCACGAAAACGCTACCGGCAACTTTACCAAGCTGTGGCTGGAAAAGGTGGACAAGTACGCCAACGGCCGGATCAAGATCAACGTAATCGGCGGGCCGGAAGCCATACCCGCCTCCGACCAGATAGGCGCGGTGCAGCAGGGAGTAGTGGACATCGCCAATGCCTTGTATTGGCCCGCCAACTCCCTGGTTCCGGGCTTCAACCAGATGGGCGATGCGGAGTACAGTCCCGCCCAGCTGCGCCAGCGCGGGGCGGTCTCCTACATCCAGGAGCTGTTCAAGCCGCACGGCCTGTACTACCTGGGCAACTCCTCGCCCTCGGCGGCGCAAGAACAGGCCACCTTCTACTTCAAGACTAAGGCGGTGCGCAAGCCGGAGGATTTCAAGGGGCTCAAGATAGCTACCTCGGGCGGGCAGCAGAAGGACCTCATAGAGGCGCTCGGAGGTAGTGCTCTGTCGATCCCCTTCACCGAGTACTACACCGCCCTGGAGCGCGGGGTGGCAGACGGGTACTTCATCGGGACGCCGGGGATAACCGCCTTTGGATTAGTGCCGGTTACCCGCTACTGGCTTGACGAGCCACTGGGCTCCGGGTCCGCCGGGTTTTTCGTGAACCTGAAGACCTGGGAAAGCCTGTCGCCCGACCTTCAGGACGCTCTCACCAAGGCTACCGTGGAGTTCGAGGTGGACGCTGAGCAGGCCTGGAACGATCTGATCGACAAGTGCAAGCAAGAGGCCCAGGCCGGCGGGGTGGAGATAGTTCGGTTCTCGCCCGAGGACTCCGCCCGGTTTTACCAACTGGCGCGCCAGAAGAGCATAGAGGAGAACTACGCCTCGGTCGGGGACAAAAGAGAAGTGCTGGATAAGCTGATAGAGCTTACGCTCGACGACAACTTCCACCGGCTGAAGGGCCAGCGGTAGGCTCGTTCCGTCCAAGTCGACGGGCGGACCCGCCAAAGGAGCAAATGCGGGAAGAGCCGGGGGCGGCGCGGCCGCTCCTATCCCGCCGTCCCCGGCCCGGTCTGACGCAGCGGCCGCAGGCATGCGGCCCCGCGGAGGCTGGGCGGAAGAAAGAAGGAGGCGAGATGCAGTGGGTTCTCACAACGGCGAAACCGAAGCCCTATCGCGGGTCGTCTGGGTGATGGTAGCCGTGGCCTGTGTGCTGCTGGTGGGGCTGGATACCTTTTGGCTCGCCGGCGACGTTCTTTCCCGCTGGCTTTTC
This DNA window, taken from Clostridia bacterium, encodes the following:
- the dctP gene encoding TRAP transporter substrate-binding protein DctP; its protein translation is MLRFRAVRLLTICVLGLALIAAGCSKSGSQSQGPAPQGQAPAEETKPVELKMVMFLHENATGNFTKLWLEKVDKYANGRIKINVIGGPEAIPASDQIGAVQQGVVDIANALYWPANSLVPGFNQMGDAEYSPAQLRQRGAVSYIQELFKPHGLYYLGNSSPSAAQEQATFYFKTKAVRKPEDFKGLKIATSGGQQKDLIEALGGSALSIPFTEYYTALERGVADGYFIGTPGITAFGLVPVTRYWLDEPLGSGSAGFFVNLKTWESLSPDLQDALTKATVEFEVDAEQAWNDLIDKCKQEAQAGGVEIVRFSPEDSARFYQLARQKSIEENYASVGDKREVLDKLIELTLDDNFHRLKGQR